One window from the genome of Cryptomeria japonica chromosome 6, Sugi_1.0, whole genome shotgun sequence encodes:
- the LOC131044082 gene encoding protein S-acyltransferase 18, with product MLIVLFGGRLRSELKLKSEKEEIMRQHGWQRPLHMLQLLGMGIYVVLVLAFYLFLASFLGNNSLETTATSMFSFVAFSVMVLFLRCSSINPIDKSCLENSGTKSSVTCSGQRQKAHVLVTQLVVRYVKKTVRCVKKMEKKALHSCIRRRYTDPWKMELNLPSFVTTNEGISPRLTEGDITFCSFCNRKVKKHSKHCKSCDKCVDGFDHHCRWLNNCVGRRNYTTFLLLMASVLIMLLLEGGAGLVAFVRCFANKRGIMHELEFMYGHRFPRWVFASVVFLIILLSAYASAAIGQLFFFHIVLIKKGIRTYDYILTMREECSTEDFLDESDILSTPSSPASSVESFDDNHEKSNFFAKFSCLSKHQKHCEETRLKHDLESEVPKTQKPANANINPWRLIKLTKNEVVKASERSRERSSMFKSNSSSEEYGDQSETANINNKALLMPLPQERKCGPAINASYVALPAAGEMEAMPLLMQNLNLPKRGRHRTSASDSYTSLSLPVFSSTSIASPRLPCARDRVTSKSLSFTTPLLLHHRTNFDLGITEVSAQLETYISKQVVSSLFRQSREDGSPVPVQ from the exons ATGTTAATCGTTTTATTTGGAGGAAGGCTAAGGAGTGAATTGAAACTAAAATCTGAGAAGGAAGAAATAATGAGGCAGCATGGCTGGCAACGCCCTCTACACATGTTGCAG CTACTGGGAATGGGAATATATGTGGTATTGGTATTGGCATTTTACTTGTTTTTGGCTTCGTTTCTGGGAAACAATTCTTTGGAGACGACTGCAACTAGTATGTTCTCGTTTGTG GCCTTTTCTGTGATGGTTCTATTTCTGAGATGTTCCAGCATAAACCCAATAGACAAAAGTTGTTTGGAAAATTCGGGGACAAAATCTTCAGTGACTTGTTCTGGGCAGCGGCAGAAGGCCCATGTACTTGTAACTCAGTTAGTTGTCAGGTATGTGAAGAAGACTGTAAGGTGTGtaaagaagatggagaaaaaaGCTCTTCATTCATGTATCAGGAGGAGATATACAGATCCATGGAAGATGGAGctcaatttgccctcttttgttaCAACCAACGAGGGTATTTCCCCTAGGCTCACTGAAGGTGACATAACATTCTGCTCATTCTGCAACCGAAAG GTTAAAAAACACAGTAAACATTGTAAGAGCTGTGATAAATGTGTGGATGGGTTTGACCATCATTGTCGG TGGTTGAACAACTGTGTTGGAAGGAGGAATTACACTACGTTTTTGCTACTTATGGCTTCTGTCCTGATAATG CTCTTACTGGAGGGAGGAGCAGGGCTTGTGGCCTTCGTTCGATGTTTTGCAAACAAAAGAGGCATAATGCATGAACTTGAGTTTATGTACGGACACAGATTCCCAAGATGGGTATTTGCATCTGTGGTG TTTCTCATAATTTTACTTTCGGCGTACGCCTCTGCAGCCATAGGACAGCTTTTtttcttccatattgtcctcataaAGAAG GGAATTCGAACCTACGATTATATTTTAACAATGAGAGAAGAATGCAGTACAGAAGATTTCTTGGATGAATCTGATATTCTGAGCACGCCATCATCTCCTGCTTCTTCAGTCGAAAGTTTTGATGACAACCACGAAAAATCAAATTTCTTTGCAAAGTTTAGTTGCCTCTCTAAGCATCAG AAACATTGTGAAGAGACAAGACTTAAGCATGACTTAGAATCGGAAGTGCCTAAAACCCAAAAGCCAGCCAATGCAAATATAAATCCTTGGAGACTCATCAAATTGACCAAAAATGAAGTAGTGAAAGCATCAGAGAGGTCAAGAGAAAGATCTTCTATGTTCAAGAGCAATAGCTCATCAGAGGAATATGGCGACCAGAGTGAAACCGCAAACATCAACAATAAAGCACTGTTAATGCCTCTCCCTCAAGAGAGGAAATGTGGTCCAGCCATCAATGCTTCGTATGTAGCGCTCCCCGCTGCAGGTGAAATGGAAGCCATGCCCCTTCTGATGCAGAACTTGAACTTGCCCAAACGAGGAAGACACCGTACCTCTGCCTCTGATTCATATACTTCCCTCTCCCTTCCCGTATTCTCTTCAACATCCATTGCATCCCCAAGACTGCCATGCGCCAGAGATAGAGTAACAAGTAAGAGCTTATCTTTCACAACTCCACTGTTATTGCACCACAGGACAAACTTTGACCTGGGTATTACAGAGGTTTCAGCTCAACTTGAAACCTACATTTCAAAACAGGTTGTCAGCTCTCTGTTCAGGCAATCAAGGGAAGACGGATCCCCTGTTCCTGTTCAGTAA